The segment TAAATTTCCCCGTTCTCACTTTCTAAGGCACAGACCACATGATGTGCATAGATAAAAGGTGACACGTCCTCTGGATGGTACTGTTCTTTTGCTCTGATATATAACTTTTCCCATATATCCATCACATACTTCCCCCTTCAAATGGAATTGATCCTTTATCGCAGCTCATTATTATCATATCCTTCGGATATGTATCTCTCCGAGGGATGCGCACTCGCCGCAGGAGTATTCAGGCTCCCTTCGGGAGCCAGCGGCTCGGCACAGATATAATGTCCGCCCTGCGGTCATTATATCACAGGCACAGCCTGTGATCGTCATTCGCCGCTCGTCTCGTGTGAGCAAGCTCCCACAGGCTCGCTTGCGCTCATTATATCATGAAATAGTTTTATGGTTCCACAGGAAACGCCGAAAACGCCCCTTTATCCGGCAGAGGAACTATCCGGTTCCTCTTGGGGACGCAGTTATTTTATAGGGATTGATCGCGGTCAGGAGATCTTTTATAATTACCATACAGCTAAAACCGGCTGATAAAGCCCGGAACAGAAACCCACGCGCAGAGTAAAGAAAACCGTACAGAAAAAACGCCGGTTCCCCAGACAGAACCGAGGCGGGCTGATACAGTTTTTCTGAATCTGCCGAACTGAATCAGACAGGAAAATGAATGAAAGAACATAGAAGGAGAACGAAATATGAAACCTACACATAGACAAAACAGCAGAACCGAGACGGCAGGACCGAAAATTGGAGATCGCCCTGGAAAGTCCGGTGAAAGGAGGTCCGCTCCCTCTCAGAAAAGCAGGAAAAACGGCGGCATGGGCTTGTCTTCTGACAGATTTTCAGACAGAAAACGCCCGGACAGGCAGATTCCAGACGGAAAGTCCTCCCGTATCCCGTCTGAGACCGGGGAAAAATCCTCCGGCAAAAGCCGGAGCGCCTGTCCCGTGTACAAAAAATGCGGCGCCTGCCAGTATCTTCACCTCTCCTACGAAAAACAGCTTGCAGTCAAACAGGAGATGATAAACGGGCTCCTGAAGGGACTGTGCCCTGTAAAACCGATTATCGGAATGGAAAATCCGTACCACTACAGAAACAAGGTGCACGCTGTTTTCGGCCATGACAGAAGGGGCAATGCGGTTTCCGGCGTCTATAAAGAGGGCACCCATGAGCTGGTTCCTGTGGAGACCTGCCTCATTGAGGATGAAAAGGCGGATGAGATCATCGGAACCATCCGCGGGATGCTGCGCTCCTTTAAGATCCGCACCTTTGATGAGGATACAGGCTACGGACTGCTTCGCCACGTTCTCGTCAAGCGGGGCTTTGCAACAGGGGAAATCATGGTGGTTCTCGTAACCGCTTCCCCCGTTTTTCCATCCAAGAATCACTTTGTCAAAGCTCTCAGGGAGAAGCATCCGGAGATTACCACCATTATCCAGAATGTAAATGGCCGAAGCACCAGCATGGTTCTCGGTGAGAAGGAGCATGTCCTCTGGGGAAAGGGCTATATTGAGGATATTCTCTGCGGTCACAGATTCAGAATCTCTTCCCGCTCTTTCTACCAGGTAAATCCGGTTCAGACAGAAAAGCTCTACAATAAGGCTATGGAACTGGCCGGCCTGACAGGACGGGAAACCGTGCTGGATGCCTACTGCGGAATCGGTACCATCGGGATCACTGCCAGCGGCAGAGCCGGCCGGGTAATCGGTGTGGAATTAAACCGTGACGCTGTCAGGGACGCTGTGCAGAATGCAAAGAGAAATGAAATCAAAAATATCGAATTCTACTGCAATGATGCAGGGCGGTTTATGAGCCGGATGGCAGCAGACGGCGAACGGCTGGATGTGGTATTTATGGATCCTCCCAGAAGCGGAAGCACAGAGGAGTTCATCCAGGCTGCAGCACAGGCAGGGCCCAGAACCGTGGTCTACATCTCCTGCGGGCCGGAGACCCTGGCCAGAGATTTGAGGGTATTTGAGAAAAAGGGGTATAAGGCCAGAGAGGCATGGCCGGTGGATTTGTTTCCGTGGACTGGACACTGCGAGTGTGTGGTGAAACTGGAGAGGAAGGGAAGAATTTAGTTATCGGACACTACAAAATAATGGAAGATATGTGCAAGGAAACAGTAATTCTCCTTTATGTGTTTTTCTGGACAATTAAAAAACTGTATGTTGAGAAGAGGGATCATCCTTCTTCCCTGTTTTATTTGCCAATTAATATTTTACAGTAATGTCAGATGTTGTAAGATCAAAACTCTTGTCGGTATATCTGCTTCACAGAAAAATTTCTTTTAAGTGGAGAAATGTCCTTAATGCGAATGAAAATTTTGACGAAGGGACATATAACTGATATACTATTTCAAAATACTTCCAACTTAAAGAGGGAAACGTTGTCTTGTGAATATGAGCTTAGGCTATGGTTAATATTTTGCAGGGTAGATTTTGTTATGTTTCAGGAACAGCTGCAGGATGTAAAAATCTGACTTGAGAAAAGATGCCAAAATCAGTTCATCAACTTTAGACAAGCTTACCAATGATGAAAATGTTACTACCGATGTTTTGGTAAGGATTTGCAATGAATTGAACTGCGATGTTTCCGATATTATGGAATTTATTCCAGATAAGCTAACAGAGGGGGAAAACGAAGATGCCAGATAAAAATACAGCTGCAATTGGCTTTGAAAAACAAATATGGGATGCTGCTTGCGTTCTTCGAGGAAACATGGATGCATCAGAATATAAAAATGTGGTTCTAGGATTGATTTTTTTGAAATATATTTCAGACCGATTTGATGAAAAATATAAGGCTTTAGTAGAAGAAGGAGACGGATTCGAGGAAGATATTGATGAATATACATCGGAAGGTATTTTCTTTGTACCAGCAGGTGCACGTTGGAGAGATATTGCAGCGAAAGCACATACACCGGAAATCGGTACAGTTATTGATGATGCCATGCGTGCCATCGAAAAAGAAAATAAACGACTAAAGGATATTCTTCCTAAGAATTTCGCGCGTCCGGAATTAGACAAACGCAGACTGGGAGATGTGGTGGATTTATTCACTAATATCCAGATGATTGAGCATGGGAGCGAAAAAGATATACTGGGCCGTACTTATGAGTATTGCCTTTCTATGTTTGCTGAACAAGAAGGTAAACGTGGTGGTGAATTCTTTACACCATCTTGTGTAGTACGTACCTTAGTAGAAGTATTAAAGCCTTTTAAGGGCAGAGTATATGATCCTTGTTGTGGCTCTGGTGGTATGTTTGTCCAGTCTGCAAAATTTGTAGAGAATCACAGTGGCAACATCAGCAATATCTCTATCTACGGTCAGGACTCAAATCCTACTACATGGAAGTTGGCACAAATGAATCTTGCTATCCGAGGAATTGAACCGGATCTCGGACCTTATGCTGCAGATACATTTTTGAAGGATTGCCATCCAACATTGCGGGCAGATTATATTATGGCTAATCCTCCTTTTAACCTTTCCGATTGGGGATTGGATAAACTAAAAGAAGATCAGCGCTGGAAATATGGAACACCGCCTGCAGGAAATGCCAACTTTGCCTGGCTGCAGCATATGATTTACCATCTTGCACCTGCAGGTCGTATTGGCATGGTATTGGCGAATGGTTCACTTTCTTCCCAGTCAGGTGGAGAAGGTGAAATCCGTAAGAATATCATCAATGCTGATTTGGTGGAATGTATTGTTGCAATGCCCACTCAGCTTTTCTATACAACGCAGATTCCAGTTTCCCTATGGTTTATCAATAAGCAAAAGAAACAATCAGGAAAGACTTTATTTATTGATGCTCGCAAGATGGGAACGATGGTGAATCGAAAACTTCGTGAGTTGACAGATGCGGACATCAATAAGATTTCAGACACCTATGAAGCTTTTGTTGATGGAACACTTGAAAATATCAAAGGCTTTTGTGCTGTTGCAGATACAGCTGAAATTGAGAAACAAAATTATATTCTTACACCTGGTCGCTATGTAGGCATCGAGGAACAGGAAGAGGACGATGAGCCATTTGAAGAAAAGATGACACGTCTTACATCTGAGTTGTCGAATATGTTTGCTAAGTCCCACGAGTTAGAAGATGAAATTCGTAAGAAATTGGGGGCGATTGGGTATGAAGTTTGATATTTGGAGTTTTGAGAAAAAACCATTGCCGGAAATATTATCATTTATTGTTGATAATAGAGGAAAGACTGTGCCAACGACACATAGTGGACATATTCTAATTGCTACGAATTGTGTGAGAAATGAAAGTTTATATCCATCATATGAAAAAATTCGATATTTAAGCGAGGAAACATATCAAAATTGGTTTCGGGCACATCCAAAACCGGGCGATATTTTATTTGTATGCAAAGGTACTCCAGGACGAGTGTGTATGGTTCCTGATCCTATTGATTTTTGTATTGCCCAGGATATGGTAGCGTTGAGAGTAAATGATGCAAAAGTTTATAACAAATATTTGCTATCTGTTTTAAGAAGTGTAAAAATTCAAAAACAGATAGAACAGACAAGTGTTGGGGATGTTATACCGCATTTCAAGAAAAGTTTTTTTGACCAATTATTGATACCAATACCTTCAATGGAAATCCAAAAAATAATTGGGGATTATTATTTTGCGTTTTCAGAGAAAATTGAAATAAACAAAAAGATAAACGATAATTTAGAGCGGCAAGCTCAGCTGTTATTTAAGTCGTGGTTCGTTGATTTTGAACCTTTTAATGGAACTATGCCATCAGAGTTGGAAGTTGTTCCTTTTGAAAAAATTGTTGACTTCCAAAACGGTTATGCCTTTAAGAGCAAAGAACTTCTTAACGAACCATCTTCTGATTGCTACCAGGTTTTCAAACAAGGGCATATTGCTCGTGGTGGTGGGTTTATTCCCGATGGAACAAAAAGCTGGTATCCGAAGAGGCTTGCTTCAAAATTGGGAAAATTTGTCTTAAAAAAAGGCGATATACTTATGGCAATGACTGATATGAAAGACAATGTCGCAATATTGGGAAACACGGCTATTATGCCGATAGATAATGAATACATTGTCAATCAACGAGTTGGACTCTTGAGGACAAATGGGTATAAAGGAATTACATATCCATTTATCTATTTACTCACAAACAGCAAAGATTTTCTTATTGACCTTCGCAGTAGAGCCAATAGTGGCGTTCAAGTTAATCTGTCATCTGCTGAAATTAAGGCTTCTCGAACTATTTTGCCATCTGAAAAAGTAAATACGGCTTTTTCTGAGATAACACTTCCGATGTTTGAAGCCATTATAAGTAATCAGCTTGAAAATCAGCGATTGGCACAACTCCGAGACACTCTTTTGCCTAGATTGATGTCCGGCGAGATCGATGTCTCCGACATCCAGTTCTAAGCTACTAAATTATCGTTTACCATAGAAATATAGCGAAAAATACAGGAGGTTGAATATGCCAAATATATTTACAGAGGATACATATGAACAAGCAATCATCGAATTGTTTGAAAACATGGGCTATGACCATCTCTACGCTCCGGATTTAGATAGAGATTATACCAGTCCATTTCTGGACTCTATTCTGCGAGATAGTTTGGTACGTATCAACCGTGGTCTGCCTCTGGAAGCTATAGATGAGGCGTTATCTAAACTTAGAAATTTTGAAACAGGAAGCCTTTTGCAGAAAAACACTATTTTTATGGACTATTTGCAAAATGGTATTACCGTGAAATTTTTTGTGAAAGGTGAAGAGTATTCTTCGATAGTGCGTCTTATTGATTATGAGAATGAGAAGAATAACACCTTTTATGTAGTAAATCAGTTTACTTTCCTTGAAAATGGAAATAATCGACGTCCAGATGTTATTTTATTTATAAATGGATTACCGCTAGTTTTGATGGAACTGAAAAGTCCGGCAAAAGACGAGGTTGGTGCGGAAAATGCCTATAATCAGATTCGCAACTATATGAAAGATATTCCGTCTATTTTCTATTACAATGCAATCTGTGTAATTAGCGATTTGTCTACAAATAAAGCAGGAACAATTACTTCTGGGCTTGACCGCTTTATGGAGTGGAAGACGAAAGATGGCAATTATGAAGATACTTCATTTGCCAGATTTGAAACTTTCTATGAAGGAATGTTCCAGAAAGGGCGTCTACTGGATATATTAAAAAATTTTATTCTATTTTCTGGTACAAGCACTGGAAGATTTAAAGTGCTAGCAGGATACCATCAGTATTTTGCAGTTCGCAAAGCTATTGAGAAAGCAAAAGTAGCTACTAAGACCGATGGCAAGGGCGGTGTGTTCTGGCATACACAGGGATCCGGTAAGTCATTATCTATGGTTTTCTATGCACATTTACTGCAGGAAGCATTAGAGAGCCCAACCATCGTCGTCATGACAGACCGTATTGATCTGGACGATCAGCTCTATGCACAGTTTTCGCAGTGTGCCGATTTCTTGCACCAGACGCCGGTACAGGCAGAAAGCAAGGAACATTTGAAATCGCTTCTGGAGGGCAGGAGTGCTAATGGAATTATATTTACTACGATGTTTAAGTTTGAGCGTGGAGAGAAAGCTCTCTCGGAACGCAGGAACATTGTTGTTATGGCAGACGAAGCGCATCGTGGTCAGTATGGTTTTGATGAGAAAATCGTTATGTCAGAGAATGAAAATGGTGAAAAGGAAGCCCATACCGTAATTGGTAATGCACGCATTATTCATGACGCATTACCCAATGCTACATTTATCGGATTTACCGGCACACCAATTTCAGTTAAAGACAGAAATACCCGTGAAGTTTTCGGTGATTATATTGATGTTTATGATATGACACAGGCAGTGGAAGATGGCGCCACAAGACCTGTTTATTACGAAAGTCGAGTTGTTCATTTGAAGTTGGATGAGAATACACTGGCGTTAATCGATTCTACCTACGATGTCTTAGAGCAACAGTCTGATGCCGCAGCTATTGAGAAGAGTAAAAAAATGCTTGGTCAGATGGAAAGTGTTTTGGGTGCTGACTCCACTATTGATTCACTTTGTGACGACATTATTAACCATTACGAAAAATACAGAGCAAACCTTCTTACGGGCAAAGCAATGATTGTAGCTTATTCCCGTCCGATTGCAATGAAAATCTATCGCCGTATCTTGGAAATGAGACCTACATGGGCGGACAAAGTCGGTGTAGTTATGACTGGGGGCAATAACGATCCTGAAGATTGGAAAGAGATTATTGGGACAAAGGCACATAAAGAAGAACTTGCAAGGAAGTTTAAAGACAATAATGATCCAATGAAAATAGCCATCGTTGTAGATATGTGGCTTACCGGATTCGATGTACCTTCTTTAGCTACCATGTATGTGTACAAGCCAATGCGTGGTTACAACTTGATGCAGGCCATTGCCCGTGTTAACCGTGTATTTAAGGATAAAGAAGGTGGATTGATCGTAGACTATGTTGGAATTGCTTCAGCCCTAAAGGCAGCAATGAAAGAATATACTAAGCGTGATCAATCTAAATACGGTGACATGAACATTGCAAAGATGGCATATCCGAAGTTTCAAGAAAAGCTGCAGGTTTGTAAAGATTTAATGCATGGCTTTGATTTCAGCGGATTTATAGGAGGTTCTCCGCTTACAATGGCTAAGCTCATCACGGGTGGTGTGAACTTTATTCTCGATGCAAGTGTACCAGAAAGAAAAGATATGTTTTTGAAGGAAGCTATGCTTTTGAA is part of the Clostridium sp. M62/1 genome and harbors:
- a CDS encoding type I restriction-modification system subunit M, with the translated sequence MPDKNTAAIGFEKQIWDAACVLRGNMDASEYKNVVLGLIFLKYISDRFDEKYKALVEEGDGFEEDIDEYTSEGIFFVPAGARWRDIAAKAHTPEIGTVIDDAMRAIEKENKRLKDILPKNFARPELDKRRLGDVVDLFTNIQMIEHGSEKDILGRTYEYCLSMFAEQEGKRGGEFFTPSCVVRTLVEVLKPFKGRVYDPCCGSGGMFVQSAKFVENHSGNISNISIYGQDSNPTTWKLAQMNLAIRGIEPDLGPYAADTFLKDCHPTLRADYIMANPPFNLSDWGLDKLKEDQRWKYGTPPAGNANFAWLQHMIYHLAPAGRIGMVLANGSLSSQSGGEGEIRKNIINADLVECIVAMPTQLFYTTQIPVSLWFINKQKKQSGKTLFIDARKMGTMVNRKLRELTDADINKISDTYEAFVDGTLENIKGFCAVADTAEIEKQNYILTPGRYVGIEEQEEDDEPFEEKMTRLTSELSNMFAKSHELEDEIRKKLGAIGYEV
- a CDS encoding type I restriction endonuclease subunit R: MPNIFTEDTYEQAIIELFENMGYDHLYAPDLDRDYTSPFLDSILRDSLVRINRGLPLEAIDEALSKLRNFETGSLLQKNTIFMDYLQNGITVKFFVKGEEYSSIVRLIDYENEKNNTFYVVNQFTFLENGNNRRPDVILFINGLPLVLMELKSPAKDEVGAENAYNQIRNYMKDIPSIFYYNAICVISDLSTNKAGTITSGLDRFMEWKTKDGNYEDTSFARFETFYEGMFQKGRLLDILKNFILFSGTSTGRFKVLAGYHQYFAVRKAIEKAKVATKTDGKGGVFWHTQGSGKSLSMVFYAHLLQEALESPTIVVMTDRIDLDDQLYAQFSQCADFLHQTPVQAESKEHLKSLLEGRSANGIIFTTMFKFERGEKALSERRNIVVMADEAHRGQYGFDEKIVMSENENGEKEAHTVIGNARIIHDALPNATFIGFTGTPISVKDRNTREVFGDYIDVYDMTQAVEDGATRPVYYESRVVHLKLDENTLALIDSTYDVLEQQSDAAAIEKSKKMLGQMESVLGADSTIDSLCDDIINHYEKYRANLLTGKAMIVAYSRPIAMKIYRRILEMRPTWADKVGVVMTGGNNDPEDWKEIIGTKAHKEELARKFKDNNDPMKIAIVVDMWLTGFDVPSLATMYVYKPMRGYNLMQAIARVNRVFKDKEGGLIVDYVGIASALKAAMKEYTKRDQSKYGDMNIAKMAYPKFQEKLQVCKDLMHGFDFSGFIGGSPLTMAKLITGGVNFILDASVPERKDMFLKEAMLLKQSHSLCSSMTTEQERHEAAYMEALRSTIIKITYGGTGGKSLSLTEINDQINELLKAAVQSEGVISLFDSSKNGGENFSLFDPAVLDEISRMKEKNIAVEILKKLMAEQVALYKKTNVVQSQKFSEKIAQLMNSYYNGLITNEEVIKELLKTAEEIANLYKNGKELGLSQEELAFYDALTKPEHIKDFYKNDELISLTRELTEMLRKNRTIDWQKKETARAQMRKMVKRLLKKYKYPPEDYDFAISTVISQCELWTDNVDPQKEAKLYKYVSETELGMVAETTFPYGEKK
- a CDS encoding restriction endonuclease subunit S; the encoded protein is MKFDIWSFEKKPLPEILSFIVDNRGKTVPTTHSGHILIATNCVRNESLYPSYEKIRYLSEETYQNWFRAHPKPGDILFVCKGTPGRVCMVPDPIDFCIAQDMVALRVNDAKVYNKYLLSVLRSVKIQKQIEQTSVGDVIPHFKKSFFDQLLIPIPSMEIQKIIGDYYFAFSEKIEINKKINDNLERQAQLLFKSWFVDFEPFNGTMPSELEVVPFEKIVDFQNGYAFKSKELLNEPSSDCYQVFKQGHIARGGGFIPDGTKSWYPKRLASKLGKFVLKKGDILMAMTDMKDNVAILGNTAIMPIDNEYIVNQRVGLLRTNGYKGITYPFIYLLTNSKDFLIDLRSRANSGVQVNLSSAEIKASRTILPSEKVNTAFSEITLPMFEAIISNQLENQRLAQLRDTLLPRLMSGEIDVSDIQF
- the rlmD gene encoding 23S rRNA (uracil(1939)-C(5))-methyltransferase RlmD; the protein is MKPTHRQNSRTETAGPKIGDRPGKSGERRSAPSQKSRKNGGMGLSSDRFSDRKRPDRQIPDGKSSRIPSETGEKSSGKSRSACPVYKKCGACQYLHLSYEKQLAVKQEMINGLLKGLCPVKPIIGMENPYHYRNKVHAVFGHDRRGNAVSGVYKEGTHELVPVETCLIEDEKADEIIGTIRGMLRSFKIRTFDEDTGYGLLRHVLVKRGFATGEIMVVLVTASPVFPSKNHFVKALREKHPEITTIIQNVNGRSTSMVLGEKEHVLWGKGYIEDILCGHRFRISSRSFYQVNPVQTEKLYNKAMELAGLTGRETVLDAYCGIGTIGITASGRAGRVIGVELNRDAVRDAVQNAKRNEIKNIEFYCNDAGRFMSRMAADGERLDVVFMDPPRSGSTEEFIQAAAQAGPRTVVYISCGPETLARDLRVFEKKGYKAREAWPVDLFPWTGHCECVVKLERKGRI
- a CDS encoding helix-turn-helix domain-containing protein; the encoded protein is MRKDAKISSSTLDKLTNDENVTTDVLVRICNELNCDVSDIMEFIPDKLTEGENEDAR